The following coding sequences lie in one Stigmatopora argus isolate UIUO_Sarg chromosome 5, RoL_Sarg_1.0, whole genome shotgun sequence genomic window:
- the htr7c gene encoding 5-hydroxytryptamine receptor 7 yields the protein MFNSSAELPRNKKEDHLEVLNGTWQLLYNVLENVAPTTMRNETCGEQLLHFRRPEKILIGVMLAVITAVTVMGNTLVVIAVCVVKKLRQPSNYLLVSLAVADLSVAIVVMPFVIVTDLTGGQWLFGEVFCNIFIGMDVMCCTASIMTLCVISVDRYLGITRPLTYPARQNGQLMAKMILGVWLVSASITLPPFCGWAQNVHTAGVCLISQDFGYTIYSTAVAFYIPMLVMLFMYYKIFRAARKSGAKHRFTDLSRRERLETVTNEALRMQGLKPPGVAEECAALSRLLNRERRNISIFKREQKAATTLGVIVGVFTVCWLPFFILSTARPFICGVVCSCVPIWLERTLLWLGYANSLMNPFIYAFFNRDLRSTYRDLLRCRYRNINRRLSAVGVHEALKV from the exons ATGTTCAACAGTTCCGCGGAGCTCCCTCGCAACAAGAAGGAGGACCACTTGGAAGTTCTCAATGGCACTTGGCAACTTCTTTACAACGTCCTGGAGAACGTCGCTCCCACCACTATGCGCAATGAGACATGCGGGGAGCAGCTCCTGCATTTCAGGCGCCCGGAAAAGATCCTGATCGGGGTGATGCTGGCCGTCATCACAGCGGTGACCGTCATGGGAAACACGCTGGTCGTGATCGCCGTGTGCGTGGTCAAGAAATTAAGGCAGCCTTCCAACTACCTCCTGGTGTCCTTAGCCGTGGCCGACCTGTCCGTGGCCATCGTGGTCATGCCGTTCGTCATCGTCACCGATCTCACCGGGGGACAGTGGCTCTTCGGCGAAGTCTTTTGCAACATATTCATCGGCATGGATGTCATGTGCTGCACCGCCTCCATCATGACACTGTGCGTGATCAGCGTGGACAG GTATCTGGGGATCACCCGGCCCCTCACCTACCCGGCCCGCCAGAACGGTCAGCTGATGGCGAAGATGATCCTGGGCGTGTGGCTGGTTTCGGCATCCATCACCCTGCCCCCCTTCTGCGGCTGGGCCCAAAACGTCCACACAGCCGGCGTGTGCCTGATCAGCCAAGACTTTGGCTACACCATTTATTCCACAGCCGTAGCCTTCTACATCCCCATGCTGGTTATGCTCTTCATGTATTACAAAATCTTCCGGGCAGCCCGCAAAAGTGGTGCCAAACACCGCTTCACTGACCTTTCCCGCCGCGAGCGGCTGGAAACGGTGACTAATGAGGCGCTCCGAATGCAGGGCCTGAAGCCTCCTGGTGTGGCGGAGGAGTGCGCCGCCTTGTCCCGACTGCTGAACCGTGAACGGAGAAACATCTCCATTTTCAAACGAGAGCAGAAAGCGGCTACGACGCTAGGGGTTATCGTgggggtcttcactgtgtgctGGCTGCCATTCTTCATTCTGTCCACCGCCAGGCCCTTTATCTGTGGGGTGGTGTGCAGCTGCGTGCCCATCTGGCTAGAGCGCACGCTACTGTGGTTAGGTTATGCCAACTCCCTGATGAACCCCTTCATCTATGCCTTCTTCAACCGAGACCTACGCTCCACGTACCGAGACCTCCTTCGCTGCAGATACCGTAACATCAACCGGCGACTGTCGGCGGTGGGCGTGCACGAAGCCCTCAAGGTTTGA